Part of the Helicobacter bilis genome is shown below.
AATGGCAATATAGGGGGAGAAGCGATATATAAAAATGGTAAGCAAGACGGCGTTATAAAAATGTATGATGAAGGTGGAAACTTGCAAGCAGAAGTATCAGCTTTAAATTTTATATTGCATGGAGATACGAAACTCTACACAGAAGATAAAAAGCTTTTTGCCATAATCACAAAGCGATATGGCGAGACTATATTCAGCAAATGTCTTAATGGCAAAGTCTTAACAGACAAAGAATTAAGCAAGAATGATATATTCAAAAACCCTGAAAAGACAATTAACTATTTACAAGAAATATGCCTTAAAGAGAGTGATTCTAGGTAGTGTATGATTTATAGCTATTCACAACATATTTGCTAGCTTCTATTTTTAGTTTTTATTTTTGGAATCTATTTTATATGAGTTGATGTGGGACTAGAGATTCTAAAAGCAACTTTGTCGTATTGAGTGTTAGCACAAATATCTAACAGGGATTCCAGAAAAGATATGTCACCTTTTTCAGAGACTCAATATGGCAACAAAACAAACTTTAGATTCTATTTCATTTATGTGAGTTTAAATTGTGCTGCAGGGCATGAATACTAGAATTTAACTTCTAGTCTAAAGCAAAGTTTGCATAGCATTGCCTATTGGATATACTGCTCTAGCTCTTGTCCGCTATAAAAGATATAGTTTGCTTTTTGAATCTCATAGTTATTCAAAGCTTGAATGAAAGTAGATTCTGCATCATATTTTGTGCTTAAAGCCTGTAAGTATTCTGTAAAAGTAACTAGGTTTGCATCATATCGCTTTTTCATGTTGTCATAAGAGAGATTTGCGGATATAAGACTTGCTTTTGCGCTTTTTATTTGATTTTGTGCGACTTCAATGGCTTTTCTGTATAGCTCTTCATCTTTTTTTTGCTCATTTTTTTTGTAAGCAAGATTCTTTTCTGTTGCAAGTTGGGCTAGGCGAAATGACTGCTTTTGCATACTCTGCCCTATCTTTGCAAATAAGCCATAACTCACCACAACGCTAAATGTATTTTGATGGTCAGCATACGACATAAGAAAGCTTGGCGGTAAAGTCCCGCTGTTTATTAGCCCTTTTGCAAAGTCTGGAATCTGAATATTGTAAGTATAGCTATCTTGGATATTTAGCACAGGAAAATAATGTAATTGCTTATTTAAATATTTTTGTGCTTGCACTTGATATTCAAGCGATTTAATATCATCTCTATCTTGGAGTTTGAAGCTAGGGGATTCTATCTGCACGCGTTTTAGAGATTCTATCTTTGTGTTTGTGAGATACTCTAACATGAGTTTGCTTTGCTCTAAGGCAAGCTTTGCATCATCGATTTGATATTGTGTTAATGCTGCTTGTGATTTGAGTGATTCTAAATCGGCGATGGTTTTTAAGCCTTGATTATAAAGCTTTTGCACTCTATCTACATCGGAGTTTATTTGCTCTAGCTTTTGCTCTAGCGTTAAAAGCTTTGATTCATTGCTAAAATAAGTATAGTATTGTTGCACAACTTGCAGATAAATGCTCTGTTTTGTGTATTTGCTATCATAGCTTGCTTTTGTTGCAGTTGCACCCTTTTCTCTAATGGCATTATAATCAGCATAATCAAGCTTCATGTTAAACGCAAGTTGTGCATTTTGCGTGGTGTAGCTCATTGGCACACTCGCACTTGAATGATTGAAGTTGTATTTTGCATCAAGCGTTGGGATTAATGCCATGATTTGCACTAAATGGTCTTTATCGGCTTGTCTAGCAAGTAAGTCTTGGGCTTGCAGGGCATAGTTATTATTTGCACTATTGAGTAGTTCCTTAAGGCTTAATCCACCAGAATCATTGCGTAAAACATTCTCTAAACGCAAGGTGATTTCATTTTCTTGCATATTGTTTTGTAATGTTGTATTTTGTGGTGTTGCGGTAAATGTGCTATTACTTATAGGTTCTGCGTGCATACATGCAAATATGCAGCAGATACTCATTGCGATTTTTCTAATCACACAAACTCCTTTAAAATTATTTGCATACGCAATTAAAGTTGATATTTTATTCTCTCAAGGTAAATAAAATTTATTATACATTTGTATTTTAAGCATAGTAACACAAAGCTATGTGGGTTCTGTGCAAACTAAATGACTTATTACACACAGAAGGTCGGTATATATCCACTCTTAAATGTATGTTATTTGGTAAAATTTATATTTGCACATTGTAGATAAATATACAATTTGCAAATAATTTGCTATAATTTCAGGCTATGTGATTTGGGGCTGTTTTGGCTTTCGACGGAAGTTTTATAGCAGTTTAAGCATACCAGCTGATACCTGTAACTATCAACAAACAATAAACGCAAACAACGCGAATTACGCTCCAGCTTACGCAAAAGTAGCGTAAGTTTAATCTCCTTTTGGAGCCAGATTCTTCTGTCTTTATCGGGAGATTTTAGAATCTGTCATCAATCCGATTGCTTGAGTGTTTTTGCCTAGTGATACTCAAAAAGATTATAGGCTTTGATACATTCCATTTTGCATGTTTTAAGGGGTGTGTTAAGATAACAAAACATTGCTAAGTATGTAGAAATCTCTGTAGGATAGGATTTTCGGACTGGGGTTCAATTCCCCACAGCTCCACCATTATATTTTTATCACATAGTTTTTGTTTTCATTGAGCAATAAGAATAATTAGATTTATCTGTCTATATCATCTCATCTTTTTTAAAATAAATCATTTTAGATTCTATCGCTTCAACGCAGTAAGTAAATCTTGCCATTCTTGCATGATGACTTCTTTACTAAATCTCTCTTTTGCTAGAATAAGGCTTTGCCTACCCATTTCTAATCGCATGGCTTCATTACTTAGAAGTTCTCTCATCGCTTCGCATAAAAGATTCTCATCTCCATCTGGCACAAGGATTCCATTTTTATGATAGGCTACACCATTTTTTATCTCTGGATTTGGAGCAAAGCAATCTCTAATCGTGCCTATATCATAAGCCACAATAGGTAGTCCATAGCTCATTGCTTCTATTAAAGCCATAGGTAAGCCCTCAAAATAGCTTGTCATCGCATAAATATCGCCTTGCAAATATACAGATTCTATATTTGTTGTGGAAAGCGTTTAGTTTGATATAATCTTGTAAGCCAAGCTCTTTTATCGTATCATTCATAGGGCTTTCTTTATGTCCCTTGCCTGTGATTTCAAGCGTGCAGTTAGGAAACTCTCTAGCGATTTTGCTATATGCACTTACCATGCGTGGAAATCCTTTTTGGTGCGATTGCATTTGCCCTACTGCGATTATCTTGCAAGTTTTAGAATCTGGTGTGCTTTGCGGAGTGTCTTTATGTGTTTGCATATTATGTGCTAGTAGAGTCTTTTTTGCATTGAGTAAATTTTCTATACTCTCATAAGGATTAGAATCTGTGTGGAGAATCTGTGGCAGTTTTGTATCAAAAGGCATGGGAATGAAATTAAAGATTCTAATAAGTTTGTTTGATTTGTGTTGCCATTTTGCATATTCGCTAGAACTTAACACAACGACTTTATCAAATAGATTATTTTTTCTTTTCCACTTTGCTATTTCTACATGAATGATTCTAATATATTTCATATTTTTGCGTTTGATATAGGGGAATAAAAGAAAAAAATCAGATTCTATAAAGATATCTGCATCAGTATATTTTGCATTAATAGCAAGATTTACAATAAGATGTCGAAACCACTTCCACAATACTTTTCTTAAGCCTTTATCTTGCGTATGATTATCTGGATATGGATAAATATAGCTAATCTTTACACGAGGATCAACGGGAAAAGTAGATATTCTGTCTTGTTCGTCTTTATAATAACATGCAATCTCTACTTCATGTCCTAAATCACACAAAGCACTTGCAAGATTCACAACTACGCGTTCTACCCCACTTGTTGCGGCAAGATTTCTTATACTTAAAACAATTTTCATATTTTACCTTTAGCTTTTTATGTGAGTAAGACTTTGAAATAATTCTAACCACTGCTTTAAAATCCTCTCTTTTGAAAAAGTATCTTTTGCGAGTTTTATGCCATTTTGCCCCATGATTATGCGTTTTTCTTCATTTTCCATAAGAGTGCTTAAGGCTTTGCAAAATGCTTTTTCATCATTATCTTTTACTAAGATTCCATTATCATGAAAGCAGTCTCTAATCGTGCCTATATCATAAGCCACAATAGGTAGTCCATAGCTTGCCGCTTCGATTAAAACCATAGGCATAGATTCTGTATGACTACTCATTACAAAAATATCGGCGTTTAAATACACAGATTCCATATCGCTAGTAAAAGGTTTTAAAAGGATATAATCTTTCATTTGTAAGTCTAGAATCTGCTTTTCTAATAAAGCCTTTTGTCCTTGGTCTTGCCCTATAATCTCTAATTGCCATGAGGGGAATTTATGTGCGATTTTACTATACGCATCAATTAATCGTGGGAATCCTTTATGATTATTTACTGCATCCATGCGTCCAACGGCTATGAGTTTGTGTTTGGTGTGAGGGTTGTTAGATTCTAGATTCTGTATTGTTTGGTTTGTGCTATTTATGGAATCTGTAGTTTTAGTAGATTCTAAATTCTCATTATCTTGCACCCCTACGCCCTGCACCCGCCCAAATGGTTGAGATTCTAGAATGTTGTCATTTTGAGCCATAGGCGAAAAATCTTGTTTAGAATCTGTGTTTATAGAATCTAGGCTTTGTTTAGATCCTATGCTAGATGTTTCGCTACGCTCAACATGACAAGATTCTAGATTCCTAGCCAAATTTGGGTGGGCTGCGGAGTTTAGGGTGCAATTTATAGAATCTAGATTCTGTAATTTCCATGCTTTTAATATAGACCTTGCTATAATAAAACTTTGTGTGTCGTTATAGAAAGATTTATTTAATAGACTTTCATAATGTGATTTTATTAAAGCATGCAGGTTACTATCTATATCATCTTTTTTCATAACAGATTCTAAAACTTTAGGCAATGTATCTTCAAAAGGCAGGATAGGAATAAAATTTGGTATTTTTACAACATGCTTACCGCTTCTTTGCCATTTTAGCAATTCTTGTTCGTTTAAAAATACAATGCAGTCAAATAGATTATTTTTCTTTTTCCATTTTTTAATCACAGAATGCACGATTTTAATATATTTTGTGTTTTTAACTCTAAATCGTGGATAGAAAAAAGCAAAATCAGATTCTATAATAATATCATAATCCTTGTATCTATTCATACGATAATTAATCACTAAAGGCTTTATCCAACGCCATAAAATCCGCTTTAATCCGCGATAACCCTTATGTATATCATCAAAGTTATGTAGATAGCTTACGCTTACTTTTGGATTAATAGGATAGGCATAAGGCTCTTTTTCACTTGTATCGGTATAGTATGAGACAATGCTTATTTCATAGCCCTTAATCTCACAAAGAGCATTACAAAGATTAATAACAACTCTCTCACTCCCACCTTTGCATGCAACATTATGAAGTGTAAATAGAATCCGCATTAATTACTGCTTAACACTATTGTTTAATACCAAGTAAGGTTTCAATCATTCTATCAATAGTAGTGATTACCTTTGCGTTTGCTGCATAGCCGCCTTGAAACTTTATAAGATTTACCATCTCTTCATCAACACTTACTTGTGAGATTGCTAAATGCTCTTTTTTAATCGCTTCTAATACACTTTTCTTTGTATCAAGTGTGATTTTTACCTCTTGTGTTTGATTAGCTACTGCACCTGTTGTGTATTGATAAAATTCATTTAGCTTCATGTGCTTTTTATCAAGTTTATTTTGATAAAACTCAACCTCATCGTATTGGAGTTGTTGCATCATATTTGCTATATCAAAGTTACCACTAACTGGCATAAGCCATGGGCGAATCTTTGTTGGGTCTTTTCTATACTCTCTCTCAAGATTAATGCTAGAAGCATCATTACCAGAGAAAAAGCGATTGATGCCAAATGCACCTGTAAAATTTGTGCCTTCATCTTTTAAGCCGACATAAAGCCCTTTTGTTGGATACTTTGAAGTGATTTTAAACTGCCTTGCATCATCATCATAATATGCTTGAAAGTAGTCATCAAAGTCATCTAGGGCGTTATTATTGTTGTTATCATCAGTGTTTGCATTTATTTGCTTGACTATATCGTGCATAGTCGTTGGCACATCAATGTGAATGTCCTTTTTTGCTAATACCTCGCCATTTGCGTTATACGCATAGAGTGTAAATTTACCCATTTTTATATTATAGTTTGTATCACGCAAAGCTTCATTTTTACCAATTTCTAAAATATCGCTTTTTATAGAATCTGTCCCGCTCTGTGCGTATATCGTATTTGTAGATTCTATAAGTCCTCTAGCAAAGCTATCAAGTAAATTCATATAATATTGCAATTTACCGACTTTTGTCCCTTCATAGCCATTATTATATAAGTCAATCAAAGCACCGACTTTTCCCTCGTCCATGCGATCAGTAATATCTACATCTTTAAAGTCATAACC
Proteins encoded:
- a CDS encoding toxin-antitoxin system YwqK family antitoxin, which gives rise to MLLKSAFIGFLSLSTLYADTLKECKNEADRISGCVEKIYHSNGRLWMEKPYKNGKKEGVERLYHGDMSIFVEMPFKNDKPEGIRRWYYENGNIGGEAIYKNGKQDGVIKMYDEGGNLQAEVSALNFILHGDTKLYTEDKKLFAIITKRYGETIFSKCLNGKVLTDKELSKNDIFKNPEKTINYLQEICLKESDSR
- a CDS encoding TolC family protein, which encodes MIRKIAMSICCIFACMHAEPISNSTFTATPQNTTLQNNMQENEITLRLENVLRNDSGGLSLKELLNSANNNYALQAQDLLARQADKDHLVQIMALIPTLDAKYNFNHSSASVPMSYTTQNAQLAFNMKLDYADYNAIREKGATATKASYDSKYTKQSIYLQVVQQYYTYFSNESKLLTLEQKLEQINSDVDRVQKLYNQGLKTIADLESLKSQAALTQYQIDDAKLALEQSKLMLEYLTNTKIESLKRVQIESPSFKLQDRDDIKSLEYQVQAQKYLNKQLHYFPVLNIQDSYTYNIQIPDFAKGLINSGTLPPSFLMSYADHQNTFSVVVSYGLFAKIGQSMQKQSFRLAQLATEKNLAYKKNEQKKDEELYRKAIEVAQNQIKSAKASLISANLSYDNMKKRYDANLVTFTEYLQALSTKYDAESTFIQALNNYEIQKANYIFYSGQELEQYIQ
- a CDS encoding glycosyltransferase: MTSYFEGLPMALIEAMSYGLPIVAYDIGTIRDCFAPNPEIKNGVAYHKNGILVPDGDENLLCEAMRELLSNEAMRLEMGRQSLILAKERFSKEVIMQEWQDLLTALKR
- a CDS encoding glycosyltransferase — encoded protein: MKIVLSIRNLAATSGVERVVVNLASALCDLGHEVEIACYYKDEQDRISTFPVDPRVKISYIYPYPDNHTQDKGLRKVLWKWFRHLIVNLAINAKYTDADIFIESDFFLLFPYIKRKNMKYIRIIHVEIAKWKRKNNLFDKVVVLSSSEYAKWQHKSNKLIRIFNFIPMPFDTKLPQILHTDSNPYESIENLLNAKKTLLAHNMQTHKDTPQSTPDSKTCKIIAVGQMQSHQKGFPRMVSAYSKIAREFPNCTLEITGKGHKESPMNDTIKELGLQDYIKLNAFHNKYRICIFARRYLCDDKLF
- a CDS encoding glycosyltransferase; this translates as MRILFTLHNVACKGGSERVVINLCNALCEIKGYEISIVSYYTDTSEKEPYAYPINPKVSVSYLHNFDDIHKGYRGLKRILWRWIKPLVINYRMNRYKDYDIIIESDFAFFYPRFRVKNTKYIKIVHSVIKKWKKKNNLFDCIVFLNEQELLKWQRSGKHVVKIPNFIPILPFEDTLPKVLESVMKKDDIDSNLHALIKSHYESLLNKSFYNDTQSFIIARSILKAWKLQNLDSINCTLNSAAHPNLARNLESCHVERSETSSIGSKQSLDSINTDSKQDFSPMAQNDNILESQPFGRVQGVGVQDNENLESTKTTDSINSTNQTIQNLESNNPHTKHKLIAVGRMDAVNNHKGFPRLIDAYSKIAHKFPSWQLEIIGQDQGQKALLEKQILDLQMKDYILLKPFTSDMESVYLNADIFVMSSHTESMPMVLIEAASYGLPIVAYDIGTIRDCFHDNGILVKDNDEKAFCKALSTLMENEEKRIIMGQNGIKLAKDTFSKERILKQWLELFQSLTHIKS
- the flgK gene encoding flagellar hook-associated protein FlgK; this encodes MGGILSSLHTSTTGLHAHQLMVDVTGNNIANASDEFYTRQRVIVHPEAPLYFPDYNLGRGVNVDSIQRLHDEFVFSRYSRAATEHNFFDTEFVTLREASTFFPDVEGVGIYNDLEEYFNSWKDIAQNPNDTAQKQVLAKNAMILTRNLNDTKEKLLILQRKKSEEMEAQINDANKLGAQIAEINKKMKEMEDSLTLKQANELRDRRDELEFRLKEILGGNVFKGKLKANNLVGSQAADFDEDYNFSVGHGFSFIDGANFHPIVLNKSNNAAGLNRLYIRGYDFKDVDITDRMDEGKVGALIDLYNNGYEGTKVGKLQYYMNLLDSFARGLIESTNTIYAQSGTDSIKSDILEIGKNEALRDTNYNIKMGKFTLYAYNANGEVLAKKDIHIDVPTTMHDIVKQINANTDDNNNNNALDDFDDYFQAYYDDDARQFKITSKYPTKGLYVGLKDEGTNFTGAFGINRFFSGNDASSINLEREYRKDPTKIRPWLMPVSGNFDIANMMQQLQYDEVEFYQNKLDKKHMKLNEFYQYTTGAVANQTQEVKITLDTKKSVLEAIKKEHLAISQVSVDEEMVNLIKFQGGYAANAKVITTIDRMIETLLGIKQ